In Apium graveolens cultivar Ventura chromosome 10, ASM990537v1, whole genome shotgun sequence, the following are encoded in one genomic region:
- the LOC141692752 gene encoding large ribosomal subunit protein eL6z-like, translating into MAPKTKTSRNPDLIRGVGKYSRSQMYHKRGLWAIKAKNGGVFPRHDAQPKSEAPVEKPPKFYPADDVKKPLANKRKPRPTKLRASITPGTVLIILAGRFKGKRVVFLKQLASGLLLVTGPFKINGVPLRRVNQAYVIGTSTKVNIDGVNVEKFDDKYFAKEVEKKKKKGEGEFFEAEKDDKKTLPQGKKEDQQAVDSVLLKSIECVPDLKTYLSARFSLMSGMKPHELIF; encoded by the exons ATGGCACCCAAAACAAAAACAAGCAGAAACCCAGATTTGATTCGTGGAGTTGGAAAGTATTCAAGGTCACAAATGTACCACAAGAGAGGTCTGTGGGCAATCAAGGCTAAAAACGGCGGCGTTTTCCCCAGACACGATGCTCAGCCCAAATCTGAAGCTCCGGTTGAGAAACCACCCAAGTTTTACCCAGCTGATGATGTCAAAAAGCCTCTTGCTAATAAGCGCAAGCCCAGGCCCACCAAGCTCAG GGCGAGTATTACACCTGGGACTGTTTTGATTATTTTGGCTGGGAGGTTTAAGGGCAAGAGAGTTGTCTTTCTTAAGCAGCTTGCTTCTGGCCTTCTTCTCGTTACCG GTCCTTTTAAAATAAATGGTGTCCCTCTGAGGCGTGTGAATCAGGCATACGTGATTGGTACTTCAACTAAAGTCAACATAGATGGGGTTAATGTTGAAAAGTTTGATGACAAATACTTTGCCAAGGAGgtggaaaagaagaagaagaaagggGAGGGAGAGTTTTTCGAAGCTGAGAAAGAT GACAAGAAGACCCTCCCGCAAGGAAAGAAGGAGGATCAGCAAGCTGTGGATTCTGTTTTGTTGAAATCCATCGAGTGTGTCCCTGACTTGAAGACCTACCTGAGTGCAAGGTTTTCACTCATGTCAGGAATGAAACCCCATGAACTCATCTTCTAA
- the LOC141692472 gene encoding methyl-CpG-binding domain-containing protein 2-like: MQPSLPKFTIKIKGEQNDVDALMPSSISGQAVISGTATSAPQDCKIGEQIDINAPALQDQEESNLPRPAEATSVEKVKDNSSDDDDQDCNNAQNQLVLYSPPDGASGDAGFSPDAVPINFLTPSQRSQLYNLQNSVSRNLPSVGAFTVQCAKCFKWRLIPSKEKYEEIREHILEQPFVCEAAREWRPEISCDDEPDIRQDGSRLWAIDRPNIAQAPLGWERLLRIRGFGGTKFADVYYVTPSGKRLRSMVEVQRYLLEHPDEAEGVALSQFSFQIPRPLQENYVKKRTPRIAFPDGSTSGTPGSSQVRPLSWARPEANTDLQLGMLDYGSPYQAPVVEPVDRPSATYQPPLYQPIDRPAKRSKQPSGEMYNGGYTYMNLQQDEGRRT, encoded by the exons ATGCAGCCAAGTCTCCCAAAATTCACAATCAAGATTAAAGGAGAACAGAATGACGTTGATGCTCTCATGCCTAGCAGCATTAGTGGTCAAGCTGTCATCAGTGGCACTGCAACAAGTGCACCCCAAGATTGTAAGATAGGGGAGCAGATTGACATTAATGCTCCAGCTTTACAAGATCAGGAGGAAAGCAATCTTCCGAGACCTGCAGAAGCTACTTCAGTAGAAAAAGTAAAGGATAATAGCTCCGATGATGATGATCAAGATTGCAATAATGCTCAGAATCAGCTGGTTCTTTACAGTCCTCCTGATGGCGCTTCCGGTGACGCTGGATTTAGTCCTGACGCCGTACCTATTAACTTTTTAACGCCATCTCAACGTTCCCAGTTATACAACTTACAGAATTCGGTTTCCAGGAATTTGCCATCTGTGGGAGCTTTTACCGTTCAGTGTGCGAAATGTTTCAAATGGAGGCTTATTCCGTCTAAGGAAAAATACGAGGAAATTCGTGAACACATTTTGGAGCAGCCCTTTGTATGCGAAGCAGCTCGTGAGTGGCGTCCTGAGATATCATGCGATGATGAGCCTGATATAAGGCAGGATGGCAGCAGGCTGTGGGCAATTGACAGGCCTAACATTGCTCAAGCCCCTCTTGGGTGGGAGCGGCTTCTAAGGATTAGGGGTTTCGGAGGAACCAAATTCGCAGATGT GTATTATGTTACACCATCAGGCAAGAGGCTCCGGTCCATGGTTGAAGTTCAAAGGTAC TTGCTTGAACATCCAGATGAGGCGGAAGGAGTGGCCTTGTCTCAATTTTCTTTTCAAATCCCAAGGCCTTTGCAGGAAAACTATGTGAAAAAGCGAACACCTCGTATAGCTTTTCCTGATGGGAGTACTTCAGGGACACCCGGATCTTCTCAAG TGAGGCCCTTATCATGGGCACGTCCAGAAGCAAATACAGACTTGCAGCTCGGAATGCTAGACTACGGTTCTCCTTATCAGGCCCCTGTTGTGGAACCTGTAGATCGTCCATCAGCTACTTATCAGCCCCCTCTTTACCAACCTATTGATCGACCGGCCAAGAGATCGAAGCAACCAAGTGGAGAGATGTACAACGGTGGTTACACATATATGAACCTCCAACAAGATGAAGGGAGAAGAACCTAG
- the LOC141690303 gene encoding proteasome subunit beta type-4-like: protein MNMSESVQLTNTLMNPEAASQRTLYPYVTGTSVVAIKYKDGILMAADMGGSYGSTLRYKSVERMKSVGKHSVLGASGEISDFQEILRYLDELILHDNMWDDGNSLGPKEVHNYLTRLMYNRRNKFNPLWNSLVLGGVKNGQKYLGSVSMIGVHFEDNHVATGFGNHLARPILRDEWKEDLSFEEGVKLLEKCMRVLLYRDRSAVNKLQIANLTEEGMTISQPYSLKTFWGYGAFQNPTAGAEGSW from the exons ATGAAT ATGTCAGAATCTGTTCAACTTACCAATACCCTAATGAACCCCGAAGCAGCTTCTCAAAGAACATT GTACCCATATGTGACTGGTACTTCTGTGGTCGCTATCAAATACAAGGACGGGATCCTTATGGCTGCTGACATGGGAG GCTCCTATGGCTCTACATTGCGTTACAAGAGTGTAGAGCGAATGAAGTCAGTGGGGAAACACTCTGTTCTAGGTGCTAGTGGGGAAATTAGTGATTTCCAGGAAATTTTACGGTATCTTGATGAGCTTAT CTTGCATGACAACATGTGGGATGATGGTAATTCCTTGGGACCTAAAGAGGTGCACAACTATTTGACTCGACTGATGTATAACCGTCGCAACAAGTTCAACCCACTATGGAACTCCCTTGTTCTGGGTGGAGTGAAAAATGGGCAAAAGTACCTGGGATCG GTCAGCATGATTGGTGTACATTTTGAGGATAATCACGTGGCAACTGGATTTGGTAATCACCTGGCAAGACCAATTCTACGTGATGAATGGAAAGAAGACCTAAGTTTTGAAGAGGGTGTCAAGCTACTGGAGAAGTGCATGCGTGTTCTTCTGTACCGTGATAGGTCTGCTGTCAACAAGCTTCAG ATAGCAAACCTCACTGAAGAGGGCATGACAATATCCCAGCCCTACTCTTTGAAAACTTTCTGGGGGTATGGGGCATTTCAGAATCCAACAGCTGGAGCAGAAGGGTCATGGTAA
- the LOC141690304 gene encoding phospholipase A2-alpha-like isoform X2 codes for MTPSKLLLVSFYFIHQLLFFYAPAPAPADALDLGIQADTRLSPGKHCSRTCESSFCSVAPLLRYGKYCGILYGGCPGEKPCDELDACCMKHDACIISKQRNFKKARGTTFRGNTCEAADVIKVITVAMDAALLAVGHHPKP; via the exons ATGACTCCCTCCAAGTTGCTACTTGTATCCTTTTACTTCATCCACCAACTGCTCTTCTTCTATGCTCCCGCTCCCGCTCCCGCTGACGCCCTTGACCTTGGGATTCAGGCTGACACTCGTCTGTCTCCG GGCAAACATTGCAGTAGAACTTGTGAATCATCCTTCTGCAGTG TGGCTCCGCTTTTAAGATATGGGAAGTACTGTGGGATTCTGTATGGAGGATGCCCCGGAGAGAAGCCCTGTGATGAACTAGACGCCTGTTGTATGAAACACGACGCCTGTATCATATCCAAACAGA GGAACTTCAAGAAAGCAAGAGGCACAACATTTCGGGGAAATACCTGTGAAGCAGCAGACGTTATCAAAGTCATCACTGTTGCCATGGATGCTGCATTGCTTGCTGTTGGACACCATCCGAAACCATGA
- the LOC141690304 gene encoding phospholipase A2-alpha-like isoform X1 has protein sequence MTPSKLLLVSFYFIHQLLFFYAPAPAPADALDLGIQADTRLSPGKHCSRTCESSFCSVAPLLRYGKYCGILYGGCPGEKPCDELDACCMKHDACIISKQNDYLNLECNLNLLNCVGNFKKARGTTFRGNTCEAADVIKVITVAMDAALLAVGHHPKP, from the exons ATGACTCCCTCCAAGTTGCTACTTGTATCCTTTTACTTCATCCACCAACTGCTCTTCTTCTATGCTCCCGCTCCCGCTCCCGCTGACGCCCTTGACCTTGGGATTCAGGCTGACACTCGTCTGTCTCCG GGCAAACATTGCAGTAGAACTTGTGAATCATCCTTCTGCAGTG TGGCTCCGCTTTTAAGATATGGGAAGTACTGTGGGATTCTGTATGGAGGATGCCCCGGAGAGAAGCCCTGTGATGAACTAGACGCCTGTTGTATGAAACACGACGCCTGTATCATATCCAAACAGA ATGATTATCTAAACCTAGAATGCAACCTGAACTTATTGAACTGCGTAGGGAACTTCAAGAAAGCAAGAGGCACAACATTTCGGGGAAATACCTGTGAAGCAGCAGACGTTATCAAAGTCATCACTGTTGCCATGGATGCTGCATTGCTTGCTGTTGGACACCATCCGAAACCATGA
- the LOC141693183 gene encoding bZIP transcription factor TGA10-like isoform X3, translating into MHVEPSSSTKVSAISLVNPANVGSKRPLSDMSEQKNSIVNVPPHSGDPPQPKGVKCEGNSSRGVTNLENDRPRTPDAKTLRRLAQNREAARKSRLRKKAYIQQLENSRVKLTQLEQQIQKSARAQGYATAGNSLVGEHGLAVGIGNLSSDAVIFDVEYARWLEEHQRLMCELRAAMQQHLGDNELRLFVDNWLSHYNEIINLKCMIGKTDVFHLLSGTWKTPAERCFMWIGGFRPSEIVKMIPNQIEPVSEQQLIALYGLQQSTVEAEEALSQGLDALNQSLSNVIISDSLTSTPNVANYMEQMGLAMGKLATLEGFVRQADTLRHQTFHRLHQLLTTRQSAKGVLAIGEYFHRLRTLSSLWLARPRQD; encoded by the exons ATGCATGTGGAACCATCATCCTCAACGAAG GTGAGCGCTATAAGTTTGGTTAACCCAGCAAACGTGGGGTCCAAAAGACCGTTATCTGATATGTCCGAGCAAAAAAACAGTATTGTTAATGTCCCTCCTCATTCCGGTGATCCTCCACAGCCTAAAGGTGTCAAG TGTGAGGGAAACTCAAGCAGGGGTGTTACCAATCTAGAGAATGACCGACCTAGAACACCAGATGCTAAG ACATTGAGAAGACTTGCTCAGAATCGAGAAGCAGCTAGGAAAAGCAGGCTTAGGAAAAAG GCTTATATTCAGCAGCTAGAGAACAGCAGGGTGAAGCTTACTCAGCTGGAACAGCAAATACAGAAATCTGCTAGAGCTCAA GGATATGCTACTGCTGGAAATTCTCTTGTAGGAGAACATGGACTTGCTGTTGGAATAGGAAACCTCAGCTCAG ATGCAGTAATATTTGATGTGGAGTACGCGAGATGGCTTGAAGAACACCAGCGCCTGATGTGTGAGTTGAGAGCAGCAATGCAACAGCATTTAGGAGATAATGAGCTGAGGCTTTTTGTGGACAATTGGTTGTCTCATTATAATGAGATCATCAACCTCAAATGCATGATTGGAAAAACTGATGTTTTTCATCTTCTCTCTGGTACTTGGAAAACTCCTGCCGAGCGTTGCTTTATGTGGATTGGTGGCTTCCGCCCTTCCGAAATCGTTAAG ATGATTCCAAACCAAATTGAGCCCGTGTCGGAGCAACAGCTGATAGCTTTATATGGATTACAACAATCCACAGTGGAGGCTGAGGAAGCACTGTCACAAGGTCTTGATGCTCTAAACCAATCCTTATCAAACGTGATCATTTCTGATTCTCTCACTTCAACTCCAAATGTGGCCAACTACATGGAACAGATGGGTTTGGCCATGGGAAAGCTCGCTACTCTTGAAGGTTTTGTGAGACAG GCGGATACTTTGAGGCACCAGACGTTTCATCGATTGCATCAACTCCTGACGACTCGTCAATCAGCGAAAGGCGTCTTAGCAATTGGAGAGTATTTCCATCGTCTGCGCACCCTCAGCTCCCTTTGGTTGGCACGCCCTCGTCAAGATTAA
- the LOC141693607 gene encoding FT-interacting protein 1-like, with protein sequence MGSQVNPNHDDYKVKDTKPELGERWPHGGVRGGGGWISSERITSTYDLVEQMHFVYVRVVKARDLPPNQVTGSSDPYVEVKLGNYKGKTQHFEKRTNPEWKQVFAFSKDKIQASFLEVFVRDRDMVARDDYLGRVVFNMNEVPTRVPPDSPLAPQWYRLEDRRGENKLRGEIMLAVWMGTQADEAFPEAWHSDAATVRGEGVFSARSKVYVSPKLWYLRVNVIEAHDVESADKSQLPQVFVKAQVGNQILKTNTCPTKTTNPFWNEDLIFVAAEPFEEKLVLTVENKTSSRDETVGRIQLPLNVFEKRLDHRPIHSRWFNLEKFGFGALEGDRRMELKFSTRIHLRACLEGAYHVLDESSMYISDQRPTDRQLWKQPIGILEVGILSAQGLLPMKTVDGKGATDAYCVAKYGQKWVRTRTIVNSSAPKWNEQYTWEVYDPCTVITLGAFDNCHLGGNDSGPGKDSRIGKVRIRLSTLETDRIYAHSYPLLVLQPSGVKKMGELQLAFRFTCLSLASMMYLYWHPLLPKMHYLHPFTVSQLDFLRFQAMNTVAARLARAEPPLRKEVVEYMLDIDSHMWSMRRSKANFFRIVSLFSGAITISKWLGEVCHWKNPFTSVLVHVLFFILICFPELILPTIFLYMFLIGIWNFWFRPRHPPHMDIKLSWAEAVHPDELDEEFDTFPTSKAQDVTRMRYDRLRSVAGRIQTVIGDMATQGERFQALLSWRDPRATSLFIVFCLVAAVVLYATPFRIVMLGAGLFVLRHPRLRSKQPSVPSNFFRRLPARADSML encoded by the coding sequence ATGGGCTCACAAGTAAATCCCAACCACGATGACTACAAGGTCAAGGACACGAAACCTGAGCTAGGGGAACGATGGCCACATGGAGGTGTGCGTGGTGGAGGAGGTTGGATAAGCAGCGAGAGAATCACAAGCACTTATGATCTCGTTGAGCAGATGCACTTTGTTTATGTTCGAGTTGTGAAAGCCAGAGATCTTCCTCCTAATCAGGTCACAGGGAGCTCGGATCCGTATGTTGAGGTCAAACTAGGAAACTATAAGGGGAAAACTCAACATTTTGAGAAGAGAACGAACCCCGAATGGAAACAAGTATTTGCATTCTCAAAAGACAAGATTCAAGCTTCATTTCTTGAAGTGTTTGTGAGAGACAGAGATATGGTGGCTAGAGATGATTACTTAGGAAGAGTTGTGTTTAATATGAATGAAGTGCCTACAAGGGTTCCTCCAGACAGCCCTTTGGCACCTCAGTGGTATAGACTTGAGGATCGTCGAGGTGAGAACAAGCTAAGAGGGGAAATAATGCTAGCAGTCTGGATGGGCACCCAAGCTGATGAAGCCTTTCCAGAAGCATGGCATTCGGATGCTGCTACAGTTCGGGGAGAGGGCGTTTTTAGTGCTCGCTCAAAGGTGTATGTTTCTCCAAAACTTTGGTATCTGAGAGTAAATGTAATTGAAGCTCATGATGTAGAATCGGCAGACAAAAGCCAACTCCCTCAGGTATTTGTCAAGGCTCAAGTTGGGAATCAAATACTCAAGACCAACACATGTCCAACAAAAACAACTAATCCTTTCTGGAATGAGGACTTAATCTTTGTGGCTGCAGAGCCTTTTGAAGAAAAATTGGTGCTAACAGTTGAAAATAAGACATCTTCAAGAGATGAAACTGTGGGAAGGATACAATTGCCACTCAACGTTTTTGAAAAGAGATTGGATCACCGGCCTATTCACTCTCGTTGGTTTAACTTAGAGAAGTTTGGTTTCGGAGCACTGGAAGGTGACAGAAGAATGGAACTCAAATTTTCAACTAGAATACACCTCAGAGCATGTCTTGAAGGTGCCTATCATGTACTGGACGAATCATCTATGTACATTAGTGATCAACGACCTACTGATCGACAACTATGGAAGCAGCCTATAGGTATCCTTGAGGTCGGTATTTTAAGTGCACAGGGACTTCTTCCAATGAAGACAGTGGATGGCAAAGGAGCCACCGATGCTTACTGTGTAGCAAAGTATGGTCAGAAATGGGTAAGAACGAGAACAATAGTCAATAGCTCTGCTCCCAAATGGAATGAACAGTACACGTGGGAGGTTTACGACCCATGCACCGTGATCACTTTAGGTGCATTTGACAATTGCCATTTGGGAGGGAATGACAGTGGCCCGGGAAAGGACTCGAGAATCGGAAAGGTGAGAATCCGATTATCAACCCTTGAAACTGACCGGATATATGCACATTCTTACCCCCTTCTAGTTCTTCAACCATCCGGGGTGAAGAAGATGGGGGAACTGCAATTAGCCTTTCGGTTCACCTGCTTGTCATTAGCAAGCATGATGTATCTTTATTGGCACCCCTTGTTGCCAAAAATGCATTACCTGCATCCTTTTACTGTAAGCCAACTAGATTTCTTAAGATTTCAGGCAATGAACACAGTAGCAGCTAGGCTTGCTCGAGCTGAGCCTCCACTCCGGAAAGAAGTTGTTGAATACATGCTTGATATAGATTCTCACATGTGGAGCATGAGAAGAAGCAAAGCCAACTTCTTCAGGATTGTTTCACTGTTTTCTGGAGCAATAACTATAAGCAAATGGCTTGGAGAAGTTTGTCACTGGAAGAACCCCTTCACTTCAGTATTAGTCCATGTCCTGTTTTTCATACTAATTTGCTTCCCGGAGCTGATTCTTCCAACAATATTCCTTTATATGTTTCTCATTGGAATATGGAACTTTTGGTTCAGGCCAAGACATCCACCCCATATGGACATTAAACTTTCTTGGGCAGAAGCAGTTCATCCAGATGAACTCGATGAAGAGTTTGACACTTTCCCTACATCCAAGGCTCAGGATGTCACGAGGATGCGATATGACAGGCTACGGAGTGTGGCAGGGAGAATACAGACAGTAATAGGAGACATGGCAACACAGGGTGAAAGGTTTCAGGCTTTGCTCAGCTGGAGGGATCCACGAGCTACGAGCCTCTTTATAGTCTTCTGCCTTGTTGCTGCAGTTGTTCTTTATGCGACTCCTTTCAGAATAGTCATGTTGGGTGCAGGATTGTTTGTACTGAGACACCCGAGACTGCGAAGTAAACAGCCTTCAGTTCCTAGCAATTTCTTCAGAAGATTGCCAGCTCGAGCAGACAGCATGCTGTGA